Genomic segment of Mustelus asterias unplaced genomic scaffold, sMusAst1.hap1.1 HAP1_SCAFFOLD_1110, whole genome shotgun sequence:
AGAACTATGTTGCacaaacgcatctggttcactaatgtcctttagggaaggaaatctgccatctttatctgatctggccaacacgtgactccagagccacagcaatgtggttgactcttaaagggcgtagcaagtcactcagtccaagggcaattcaGGGTTGGcagcaaatactggccttgccagccacaaccacaccccatgaaagagagAAGGATATTGGTGAACAAGCACTGATTTTAGCCTGCATTTTACACTGAATAATCATATGGCATGAAATGTCCCCCGTATCTTAACTACAGTAGAGTTTCACCTTTCGTAAGATCAGCTTGGCAGATATGGCAAAGCGCGTTTGACCACCCGCTTTCAGTAAACAATTCTTGCAAAGTGCGGTTATATCACACCACtaacaaagtgaaatttgatttgatttattattgtcacatgtattaacatacagtgaaaagtattgtttcttgcgcgctatacagacaaagcatacatggagaaggaaaggagagagtgcagaatgtggtgttacagtcatagctagggtgtagagaaagatcagcttaatgcgaggtaggtccattcaaaagtctgatggcagcagggaagaagttgttcttgagtcggttggtaacctcagacttttgtatctttttcccaacgggagaaggtgaagagagaatgtccagggtgcatggggtccttaattaagtattgtttcttgcacgctatgcagataaagcatactgtacatggagaaggaaaggagagagtgcagaatgtggtgttacagtcatagctagggtgtagagaaagatcagcttaatgcgaggtaggtccattcaaaagtctgatggcagcagggaagaagttgttcttgagtcggttggtaacctcagacttttgtatctttttcccaacgggagaaggtgaagagagaatgtccagggtgcatggggtccttaattaagtattgtttcttgcacgctatgcagataaagcatactgtacacggagaaggaaaggagagggtgcagaatgtagggttacagtcatagctagggtgcagagaaagatcaacttactgcaaggtaggtccattcaaaagtctgatggcaacagggaagaagctatccCAGTGAAAGAAATGTCCCAACACGCTACAGGGCCAAGTTCCAAAGACCTGGTAAATCTTCAAGATTATGATAGGATTACTAAATAGTGACCCATTATCTCCAGAAAGGCAGCAAGGGGCCTCACTCTGATTTATGGGATGAAAAGATTAAAGAGGTGGTTTGAAAAGGAATTGTTCAGAATGGTTGAATTGTTTCGACGGTGGTTTGTGACAGGGAGTTTCAGAAAGTCCGTCAGTTGTTTTGACGGGTTTTAAAGGGGAAGAAGTTGAGGAAGGGGAATAAGCAGGAGGATGGGATTACACTAGAGAGAAAATCATCATATAAACCCCACGACGCAGTCTAGATTTGAATGGAGATCATTCAGTGTGTTTGATCCCCTCTTTCCATAAcaccagcacaatggttagcactgctgcttcacagcgccagggacctgggtttgattcccggcttggatcactgtctgtatggaggttacagattctccctgtgtctgcctgggtttcctccgggtgctccagtttcctcccacagtccaaagatgtgcaggttaggtgaaatggctatgctaaattctccctccgtgtacccgaacaggtgccagagtgaggcaactggggcattttcacagtaccttcatcgcagtgtgaatgtaagtctacttgtgactagtaaataaactttaaaaactttaaactttaactcctCAAAACACCAGCTGTTATCTTTATAACAGGGTGGGGTGGAGATCTCAAAGTGACAAACATTCATGCACAAGAAGCCATTCTCTGCAAATATTAGGAACATGTTTAAGCATTCCGCCTTTTTGAATTACCTGGGAGCTTGGGGAGACTATAGTTGCCCATTTCTCCTTGGCAACACTGTgggcaatcagagtcaacttgccactcaatcagcacccttttctccactAGTATAAATTGTTTGAAACTTGGTATTCTTGtgcttgtcctgatgagtacaagatgaaaagcttcaggaaCATCTAACTTTCAGATAACTTCTTGTTTTAGCTTCAGTTGTCCTTTCTGGCATTGTAAATAATCACCCATTTCCCATTCTGTTCCTACCTctctctgctgttggtggtttattGTATAGACTCCTGTCCACAATAGTGTAAAACCAGTGTTACTGCAGGCATTGTTAATGGATATGATCCATTCTAACCCGTTCTTTTTCCCACTGTCACTTGTGTACTGTGCTGAGGTGCCATTTGATTCATATTAATGTTTTTATTTGCTGTTTACAGTGGGTGTAGTTATGAATGAGTACGTGGCTGGAATGACATTTTGTTTAGAGCCTTCCAAAAAGCCTCATGTGTCCAGTAACGTTTCTGTGATTGATTTTGCACTGTCCTCCCTAAAGGGGAAGTAAGCGGTCTGTGCTTGGCACTTGTAATTTCCCAGTCAAAAACAGGAACTTGCCATGTGGGCAACTTCAACAAATTCTGCTAATTCCCTGTGATTGAGAAATGGCGGCTGTGATTATACTTTGCAGATGAATAAGATGCAGATGCAGGTTGATTGGACTAAAACCTTTGCATTCAGACTGAAGATTGACAGCATAAACATACGAACATACGTGTAATAGAACTTCATAGATTGAAAGAATGGTATTGTTCTGCATCCGTCCCCTCTAGTACAGGTGCAGTAAGGTTTCCAGCagcccacagaatccctacaatgcagaaggaggtgattcagcccattgagtctgcgccaacgctccgaaagagcatcaaactccacacagtcacccaaggctgggatcgaacctgggtccctggcgctgtgaggcagcagtgctaaccactgtgccataccccTATCATCATACCTACCATACCCATCTACTGGAACAAGTACTGCATGTGGGCATGACTGAATGAACATGTCTGTTCCCTCTCTCTTAACGAAAACCTTTGTTAATCTATTCGAGGTGATGCTTGGCATGTGAAAGTCCAAATAACGGGATCTTTCATGCTGGGAACTTGCTCGCAATATTTTAATGTGCTGACGCTGGAAAGAAGCTCGGGATTAGCAAACATAATAACCGACTGCGTGTTCATGGCGCACTCCCTGATTGATGGCACGAATTGACCATGATGTGAAAATTGGCCACCTTGCAGAGGCCAGAGGGCAAAGGTGATGGGATGTGTATGGGCAAGGGTGCCGACTCCCAGTTGGTATCCAGTAAATCAGCTGGAGCATCTGTGTAAATATTAGGGATTTGATTCATCCTGGGAGAACAGCTGTGGTGGTCCACATTATCTATAGATGCTACACTGGCCCACCAGTGCCAAGTGGCCACTTGGAGGATGAGGCAGAGGACTTCCTGTCAAAGAGCATGTCAGTGTAAGTTGTCTGTAGAAATGTAAAGTGATAAAATCACAGAGAAAATGAACTGCAAACAATGTGGTGCATATATTGTTGTCTCCTGGGGGGGGGAGCTAGTTTAAATCTCCAGCGTACTCAATGATTTTTACAGGCTTTTAAAATAGTCCAAAAAGACACAATCAGAACAGTGACGTTCGCTGATTCCTTCATCACATCCTCTGTTACGAGAAATGGTTATACCATAGCTtgggccggcacagtggttagcactgctgcctcacagcgccagggacccgggttggattccagcctcaggtcactgtctgtgtggagtcttcatgttttccccgtgtctgcgtgggtttcctccgggtgctccggtttcctcccacagtccaaagatgtgcaggttagggagattgacatgctaaattaacccttagtgtccagagatgtgcagattaagtggattggccgggctaaattgtcccttggtatctGGAGGTGTTTAGGTTGGGTGAATTGACCATGGTGGATGTGTGTGGTAGGGGCCAGGGGTGGGccttttggggtgggggggggggggggcggtgggggggtcggtgcagacccaatgggccgagtggcctcattctgcactgtggggattctatggaaatgtTTGTCAGAACTCCTCGGTTTTCCCCGTCCCCATTACAAACCCTCGGTCACGCTGGATTGAACAAGTTGCAAGTTTAAACGGGGTTTCTGATGTAGACATGGGAGCAGGAACGTTGAAACTTTTACTATTGCTGACTCTGGGGCACACTACAAAGCACAACCTGAGTGACGGATGCGACTTGGGGGATTTCTGCATATGACCCTCGTACTGAAGCTTCAGACGGGTAAAGGCCGTGAATTCAAACAGGCGAGATTCAATAacaccttctctccccccccaaggGAACTTGACCCATGGTACTTCCGAGCACGTGTTCCAGTTATTGTGACAGGGTGACCTCTGGTGGTCAGTACAATAATAAACCATCATGGTGGCAACATTCTGATTTTCTATCATAGTAATAATGAAGGATTATTTCTGTATTTTTTCTTTCAGCCTACACAAGAAGATGATACTAATTCTTTGATTCGGAAAGAGCGAAGTTCACGGCAGGACACTGTAGTGACCAGTGATCCTTACAGAAGCTGCTATATTAGAACCCCTCCATTTGAAGACTTCAGTTCTCAAAGACTGTATTTTCCTGTTCAGCAGAATCAGGTAACTTTGCACTCTTGAAGGAAGACAAATTGCAAAACGCTGAACAATTTTGCAGAGATGAAAATGATCAGCGAGGTTTTTCCTTGATATTTAGTTTCCAGAATTAAATTCTAAATATTTTGAGCATTGTCTGGCCTTTatgcttttgtttatttattagtgtcacaagtaggctgacattaacactacaatgaagttactgtgaaaatccctgaggtcaccacactctggcgcgtggcaaatccatctaacctacacacgggcggcacggtagcacagtggttagcactgctgcttcacagctccagggacctgggttcgattcctggcttgggtcattgtctgtgtggagtttgcacattctcctcgtatctgcgtgggtttcctccgggtgctccggtttcctcccacagtccaaagatgtgcgggttaggttgattggccatgctaaaattgcctcttagtgtcctgagatgtgtaggttagcgagattagtgggtaaatatgtagggatatgggggtagggcctgggtgggattgtggtcggtgcagactcgatgggccgaatggcctcttcctgcactgtagggtatctatgatacatcttgggacactaaggagaaatttaccatggccaatccacctaatctgcacatatttggtaatccccaggatgttgattactTGGCTGGACAAATGCCACCTTTCGAAGAACGAGAAAGGGAACTAGCGAGACAAACTAGAAATGAAAAAGAAATGGAAGTAAGACCGTAGACAAGCAATGGGGAATGCCCAAGGAGATCACACGTGTACAGCAAACCACAGGATATTCCACAGGAAGTTAGCAGCAAGAGTTGGAGTTCCTTGGATGAGCAGGGAATGTGAAACTAAAATGAAATTTATTATTAAAAGGTCGATGACAAACCTGTGGAGATTTACTGTGACCATAACGGGATGAAGGGACTTCAGTAAAGTGGGGAGATCAGAGAAGCTGGGATGTCACTTCTTAGAGGGGTGTTTTGATggaagcagtgccggatttagacttggtgaggccctaagctatataaagcttggaggccccttgttaaaaagttacaccaaaaggtctctcaaagggtgcgtaccaaaacaggaccttgggtcaccacaaaaaaattgaaaacataattatgccttttaattatttcatagcaaggtatttaaagtgaaaaatacaaattattttcaaatttactgattacatatttatcatttggcttgatctctctcacagattttggtaattttttgagttgctcttcaagctggtgctttcttgttcttttctggtatccgctcttaaatgttctcttcattgtaaaccttctgaaattttgtgaggcccctgcggattgtgaggccctaagctgtagcttggttagtttatgcctaaatccggcactgctggcacctattcgggtacactgagggagaatttagcatggccaatgcaccctaaccagcatgtcattcggactgtgggagggcagtccaagaatgtgcgggttaggtggattggccatgctaaattggccctgagtgtcagggggattagcagggtaaatatgtgaaattatgggaatagggcctgggtgggattgtggtcggtgaagactcgatgggctgaatgacctcctcctgcactgcgggGACTCTATGAaacaggggcacccggaggaaacccatgcggacaaggggagaatgtgcagactctgcacagacagtgacccaagccgggaattgaacccggatccctggtgctgtgaagcagcagtgctaaccactgtgccacccatcggaTTGAAGCAGTTATTTTCTGACTAATCGATCCACGTGGTAGCAAAACTATGCATTGAAAAACACGCCACGAATAAAGTTCTTGGTGAGCGTGCACTCTGAGGTGGATCGTTGCCAAATGTTGTTTGTCAGGGTGCCTACTGgttcagggatgagggatttcagttgtaaggatagattggaaaacgacaacagaaaatgctggaaaatctcagcaggtctgacagcattttctgtggagagagaatagagccaacgttccgaGTGTGGACTCTGACGAAGGgcgatccagactcgaaacgttggctctattctctctccacagatgctgtcagacctgctgagattctccagcattttctgtttttgtttcagattccagcacccgctgtagtttgcttttatctatAGATTGGAGGAGCTGGATTTGGTCTCCTTGGGGAAGAAAGGCCTGAGAAGAGGTTTGATAGATGTGTCCAAAAATCATGAGGAGTCAGCAAAcagtaaatagagagaaactgtttctgtGGGCAGgaggagcgagagccagaggacacagatttaagatggcTGGCATTAGTGACGTGAACGGGAACCATTTTTACTCAGTGGGCGGTTAGTGGGTAGAATCatgttggcacaatggttggtactgctgcctcacagtgccagggacctgggttcgattcccggcttggatcactgtctgtgtggagtctgcacgttctccccgtgtctgtgtgggtttcctctgggtgctccggtttcctcccacaatccgaaaggcgtgctagttagagtgcattgtccgtgctaagttctccctcagtgtacccgaacaggcaccggagtgtggcgacttgggattttcacagtaacttcatagcagcgttaatgtaagcctacttgtgacactaataaataaataaactttataaactgagCGTGTGGGGGAGGTAGATTTTAATCATGGCTCTCAAACGGGAAATGGTTAATTGCCTGAAGAGAAAATGCTCACAGGGCGGCAGAGAAGCagtgggaaagtggaattagaTTTGTTGCTCATGTACAGAGCCAGCAGAAACCCAAGAGATctcctgtgggtgggattttcctgccctgaCCCCCAGCCGAGATCATATGGTCCtccaggtttacagcatggaaacaggccatttggcccaacttgtccatgccgtcctttttttaactaagctagtcccagttgcccgcgttcggcccatatccctctatacccatcttacccagttaaaatgtatttattagtcacaaagaaggcttacattaacactgcaatgaagttactgtgaaattccccaactcgccacactccggcacctgttcgggtcaatgcaccctaaccagcatgtctttcagactgtggaaggaagctggagcacccggaggaaacccacgcagacacggggagaacatgcaaactccacacaggcagtaacccaagccgggaatcgaacccgggtccctggtgctgtgaggcagtgctaaccactgtgccacccaaagtgctttttaaaagacaaaattgtacccgcctctactactattcactggcagctcgttccagacacctatcaatcaccctgtgtgtgaaaagattgccccactggacccttttgtatctctcccctctcaccttaaacctgtgccctctagttttagactcccctcccttggTCAATAACTACTGGCTATGCTGCCAAATCTGCAGTGGGTCCAGCCAATAGTCAATGGGGCCCAGCTGTGATGGTGTGTTATGGTAAGAACGATACATTTCCACAAACATTATCTGTATTTCATAATCTTGGAAGTGGTTTTTGCATTAGCTATGGGGTCAGCAGGAAGATGGGTGGGGGGCGCACAAGGAGCTGTAGTCATATTCTCTTACCCTCATACAAGGAaagtgaatcataaaatccctgcagtgcataaATAACTAAACAGAGCCAACAAGCTAGCCTCTCGGGGAGGGAAAGCGAGCCGCTGCCCCACTGCCCACCCCCTCAGGGCGGTGAGACTGAAGAAGAGTGTGGGCCCCGCCGTCCACctttcacagtgcagaaggaggccattcggccaattgattctgcaccaaccctctgacagagcatcttaccatccctgtaacccctaccctgctaatccccttaacatacacatcttgagacactaaggggcaattttgcatggccaatcacctaacctgcacgtcttgggacaccaaaaggcgatttagcatgaccaacccacctaacctgcacatctttgactgtgggcggaaaccggagcatccggaggaaacccacgcagagaacgtgcaaactgcacgccgacagtgacccgagactggaatcgaacctgggctcctgatgctgcgaggctgcagtgctaaccactgagccaccgtgccgcctacccTCAGCTGAGTGGCTCAATGAGTAACTGAGATATTACGGTGCTTACGCAAAGCAGTAGTAAAATTAAGTCCGTGGGATGTGCTGTGTGGGGAAGAatggtttccatttttaaaagttCTATCTTAAAAGTTGTATGATTCAGTGACATGGTTTTAATTTCCTCTAATAAGAACATTTTAAATCTCTTGCAGATCATGCTGAAATCGACGAGGCATGTCAGTTTCCAAGACGAAGATGAAGTGGTGCGGATTAACCCTAGAAAGGATGTATTGATTAGAGGCTACGAAGACTACAGACATCCCATTGTGCGAAAAAACGAATTGGAAACGGAGATAGACTCGTATGTGTGTTTCAAACCGGAATCTAAAAAACACGATTATGTATATCCTTCTGTGGAAGGGATTGAAACTGAACACATTAAAGATTCAAAAGGTTCCGTTGTATTCAAAGCACAGCCATCTCCTTCACTAATATCGAAAAAATCCCGGCGGAGGAAGGAGGATGGAGAACGCTCTCGTTGTATATATTGTCGAGACATATTTAATCACGAGGAAAATCAGAGAGGACAGTGTCAGGATGCTCCAGATCCCATCAAGAGATGCATTTATCAGatgagctgcatgctgtgtgcCGAGAGCATGCTGTATCACTGTATGTCGGACTCTGAGGGAGATTTCTCCGATCCGTGCTCGTGTGACACTAGCGATGACAAGTTCTGTTTGCGATGGCTGGCGCTGATAGCCCTGTCCGTCATTGCACCATGTATGTGCTGCTATCTTCCTCTGAGAGCATGTCACCATTGTGGGGAGCTGTGCGGCTGTTGCGGAGGGAAGCACAAAGCAGCGGGATGATGGGAACCATCTGGGAGCCAAGCTGGGCTCAGTCATTCCTCTCCAGGCAGCATCAACCCTGGCTCTGGGTGGGTTTTTTTGGCCAACTGGTATCAAAAGCCAGCACCAATTGCAGAGCTGTGCAAGTTTCCAAGGCTCAAGGAGAAGTGATGTGTTTTAAATGATCGCGGCACTTCACAAGTGTCTAATACTTTGCATTGCACAGCCTAACTTGAGAAGGTTTGGTGAAGCCAAGAGTTCTTTGCGTTTTGGTTATTCA
This window contains:
- the LOC144487897 gene encoding sprouty-related, EVH1 domain-containing protein 1-like isoform X2, translated to MTRDDSSGGWVPLGGGGLSCVTVFKVHLDESGCDDFLIQGERLRDKTVVLECVLKKDLVYNKVTPIFHHWKIDDKKFGLTFQSPADARAFDRGIRRATEAISEGSQESVNEATNPDDDYQPTQEDDTNSLIRKERSSRQDTVVTSDPYRSCYIRTPPFEDFSSQRLYFPVQQNQIMLKSTRHVSFQDEDEVVRINPRKDVLIRGYEDYRHPIVRKNELETEIDSYVCFKPESKKHDYVYPSVEGIETEHIKDSKGSVVFKAQPSPSLISKKSRRRKEDGERSRCIYCRDIFNHEENQRGQCQDAPDPIKRCIYQMSCMLCAESMLYHCMSDSEGDFSDPCSCDTSDDKFCLRWLALIALSVIAPCMCCYLPLRACHHCGELCGCCGGKHKAAG
- the LOC144487897 gene encoding sprouty-related, EVH1 domain-containing protein 1-like isoform X1, which produces MTRDDSSGGWVPLGGGGLSCVTVFKVHLDESGCDDFLIQGERLRDKTVVLECVLKKDLVYNKVTPIFHHWKIDDKKFGLTFQSPADARAFDRGIRRATEAISEAGSQESVNEATNPDDDYQPTQEDDTNSLIRKERSSRQDTVVTSDPYRSCYIRTPPFEDFSSQRLYFPVQQNQIMLKSTRHVSFQDEDEVVRINPRKDVLIRGYEDYRHPIVRKNELETEIDSYVCFKPESKKHDYVYPSVEGIETEHIKDSKGSVVFKAQPSPSLISKKSRRRKEDGERSRCIYCRDIFNHEENQRGQCQDAPDPIKRCIYQMSCMLCAESMLYHCMSDSEGDFSDPCSCDTSDDKFCLRWLALIALSVIAPCMCCYLPLRACHHCGELCGCCGGKHKAAG